The DNA segment TACGAATTCCTCCGCCATGACAATTTGAATGTGGAGCTGTTTTCTTCACTGTTTTTCTGGTTCCAGGGGTCAAACCCTGCTGCGCCtgcgctccaccactgagccatagcTACAActctgccttgattttttttctttgctgtacaGATCACAGTGGGGCTATAAAACTCAAGCAGAGTCCTGGGAGGTGGGAGCTGGATAAGGAGCCCTTGAATCCTATTAATCACATTCTTTAACAtctagcttttacattttctgCATTGATACCATGATTTTTGATGTGGCTACAAGGATTGACCACAATTAATAAAACTAACAGGTTTCCTATTATTGGACACTgaggttgtttctaatttttgaACATTACAAACCCGGCTGTGATGAACATCCAAGACACTAAATCTAGGCAGGTGCTGGCCACTGAGGTCAGGAGGAATATTTTTGAAACCTCTAAGCATGAAGTGCCTGCCAGTTGTTGTAACTGGAAGCTTTTTGGCTAAGGCCCAAAAGGTGGCTAATGCCAAGCGCTCTGCTCAAACCTTTTGGCTTGCTGAGGTCAGTACCCATTACCCAGCTCCTGTCACAGAGTGTTCAGGCTGCCAGGGCCTTGGGGACCACTGAGCCAGCACCCTCATCTCACGTGAGAGGACTGAGGCCTGGGATGGTCCCTTTGGCAGCACAGTGCTGGCCAGaaccctcccagcccccagcaccCGGGTTCCTAAACTAGGAGCTGAGCTGTGCCATTTGGAATCCGCCCTGCAAACTCCCTGGGCCCGCTCCCCACACCACACAACCCTCTGCCGAGGCCAAAGGGGGCTGTAGGCACTTTTGCAAGTCAACTGAGCAGTGAGGGGAGGATGTGGGTAGGCATTGAAAGGTGACTTGAGGTTTACCCTGCAAGAGACTGGACCTGCTCCATCCAGAACCCCTCTTTATCCCAAGCCACGTGACATGCTTCATGGCAGTGACCCTGTATCAGGTCCACCTGGCAAATCTACTTGGGATTTGAGCTGAAATACCTGGTGAGTCCCCCACTGTTCTTGGAACTGGCACCTACTTTTCTCACTGGGAACCAGCTTTCCTAAAGGCCCCTGTCCCAGACAAGCCTGGGTGCCTTTGGGAGTTAATGAGCTCCCCTCTTTCCCCCCTTGGGCCTTGATACTTACTGCCTGGGGAACTCACACAAATGGTGTGAAACTGGcctcttctttgttttcctttctgacttGGAGCTATCCCAGATCCCTCGCCTCCACCCGGACCCTGTTTATTCAACTGGGAGAGATTTAACCCCCAAGAACATTGCTCTCTCTCCAGGAGCCCCCTCCCTAAATCTTCACAACCGTCTGTcccacatccccccacccctgcctgcaaCGCCTGAATAATTGATGAGTCAAGGCAGGGCTCATAAAAGGGTCTCTGGGGGGGAATAGCCCAGAGTGCTGCTGGAGGTTCTGAGAACCACAGTCATCTGCCTTGGTGTCCCAAGGATGgaccctgctgctcctgctgctgctccccgGGGCCTGGCCCTGGCCCAAGCCCCCGCCCTAGCACAAATCAATGGACAAGAAGTTTCTGGGAATGAAAGGTAAGTGGAACTTGGCCTTTGACAGCCTGAACCCAGGGTTAGGGAGATGAAGGCTGGAGAAGGTGAGATGCCCATGGTGATGGTGGCCCTGTTCTCCTTGAAGTGGGGAGACAACGAAGAGCCCCAGACCTCCCTCTACACTTTTGGCTGGAATATTTTACCTCACGCATCACCCCAGGTGACAGGAGTGGGCTGAGAGACAGTGGCCATTGCCAAAGCTGAAAGCCAAGCAGCCTGACCCTCGTGGGCTAGTCTGTACAACTCCCCGAGGGAACAGGAGAAGTTGTCCTGGAAACCGGGCTTAATGCAACCTGGACTATGGGACCTAGATGGTGGCAGGTGACACAGGGTGAGAGGGACAAAGTCTAAAGAGGCCTTTGGTTGGGGTGCTGCCTCTGTCCTGAGCATGCCATAAGTTTCCTATTTGCTTGTCCTTGCCTCTAGAAGTCTAGAGAAGAAGAAATGGGCCCAGGAGTATTCTGAGCCCTTTCTTGAGCTAGGAAAATggcagaattctcttctctaccGCTTGATGCAGGAGGTAGGCAGCAAGACACTCCTCCAAATGTTCCACATTCACATCCAACAAACGGTTAAGACCCTCCTGTGTACAAGGCATCGTACTAAGGGTTGAGGATTCAGATATGCCCATACATATCATTCAGATTAAGAGACTCAGATGACAATCACAAAACAGTGGGACAAGAGCAGCGATAATGCTGTTGGAGTAGAGATGTGGGGTATCTGTCACAGCCTTGGCTCAGTGGCAGGGGACAAAAGGTATTCTGGAGCAGATGGCTTGTGTGCCAAGCTTTCAGGAGACCACTTCTGTCATCAGAGGAAGCCTGTGCTTAGGTCTCTTCCTCTCCCAACTGATCTGTTCTGTTTGCCCTAGAGAAACTTGTCTTTGGAGACCCTGGCTGTCCTCCGTAAATGACCAACCAAGGCAGGTGAGGATGCTGGTGGACTGGGTGAGTGTGAGGCCCTGTGGCATGTCTgcatgggcacagccatgttcTTCTCAGACATCCCCTGACTCCAGTCTAAGGCTGTGGATCTGGGGCAGCATCTTGCCAACTCTGCTCACATTTTACCCCCACAGAACCTCTGAGAGGAAGGCAGGGCCAAGGTTTCCATGACAAATGAGACCGGGAGATCAAAGCCTAGAGTGGGTAAGGGACCTGGGCTGGACTCACAGTGTGTGGTAGAGCTGTCGCTGGAATCCAGGTCTCTTGATACCTCGTCCCAgtgctctcccactctgctccatGAATGTTTTATCCTGTAAGAGAACTCTGTCCCCTGGACAGCCTCCAAACAGGCCCTGGAACAAGGTCAGGGAAGAAAACAAGACCCATGACACTTTCCACTTGTTTTTAGATCAGATCCCAGACAGACCCCTTGCTGTagggcagggctgggaggtggctggAACTCAAGAGATGCCTAGAGTCTTGTGTAGATTGTCGGACCCTGCAGATCTCTGACCCTCGCTGTGGGAGAGGCAGTTAAGCCACATGCTAGCTTTTGCTTTGGACAGGCTGCTGGTGGGGCAACAGCGGCTGGCGCCACCAAGGCTGAGTTCCATCACCCTGTCAGGTAAGCTTCTGTTGTTCAAGTTCAGAACGGGGCGAACAGCCACGAGCACTGTGAATGCTCAAGACGAGGCGGTGACTCAGGAGGAAAGAGACCACGGGACTTAGCAGGCCAAAGTGACTTTCCCCAGAGGACTTCCCTGTCACTGAGCCCTAAGGATGAATCCTTAGTAGGAAAAGAAGGGATGGAGTGATGGAGTGGTTAATGGTGTCAGTGCTAGAATTGAAAGACGCTGGGTGGGCCCTACCCTCAACCTCAGCTGTAGGCCTGTCAGAGGTGACGTGCCTTCCTGGAACCATTTTGTAACACTTGCAAAGATTCTGTGCCAAAACTGCTTCTTCATTTCCCTCTAAGACCTTTCCTGCATCTAGCAACCAGATCTAAGGGTCTGAATCCTTCTTGGCCCTACTGGTCCCTCTGCATTTGAGAGCTGCCTAAGTTTGGggccttgtttctttttttttttgtccacagGCTCTTCTGGCCTAAATCCCGCTCCTTTGACTACCTgtacagtgctggggagatgttACTACAGAACTTCCCTGTCCAGGCCACCATCAACTTATATGAGGATTCCAACagtgaagaggatgaggaggacaaggaggaggacgaagaggaggaggaggaggtcaatGAAATAGGGCCAGAAGGGTGTGCGAGGGTACCAGAGGCCACACCACACAAGGCCACAGCTCATTCCCCTGACCAACCCCTGACCTGTCCAAACTGAAGCAGTCCCAGTTACACTTGACAGGTTTCCAAGGGCATTGATTAGCAAAGAGTCTCCAGACACAGATTTTCTGGACTGAAACCAGTGTCCTCAAGCTGTCTAGCTTACCCTGGCTCCCCTGATGGGCCTGCGAGTCTAGGCCTCTGGTATGTTCCTGTCTGGGCTGTCCTTGTGCCAACAGTAGGAGATTCCTCAGACCTGGAAGGATATCAGGAAGACTTGATTTCTGAAGCCCTCAGGAAGTAGAGCAGGGCAGGAGATGCCCTTGGACAAGAGAGCAGGCACTCCCCAGGGCCCTTTGATCCCCTAGTTTTCAAAGGTAGCCACGTGAGCCAGTCTCCGGGGGAGAAAGGCTGACTTCCAGAGACACCAACACCAGACCCAAGCAATACTGGGGCACCTTGAGGGAAGGGAATGGAACGGAATGGAATGGAAGGAGGCATCTTGAGAATCTGCTTGTCTGGGGACCTGCACCCGCTTTGCCTGCTATTCATTCAGTCTGGGTATTGGCATAAGATGAATCAGGAGGAAAATAAATGGAATGATGTTTGCCTTGTTCTTGGAACTGTGCTGATTTCTTAACTGAACTCTGCCCGTGTTGTGAAGCCACAGGTGGAGGTCAGTTCGTTGCTCCACCTCTGCCTGAGGTCAGCTGACAGATAGTTCTCCTCGGAGAATGCAATGCTGGGGACAGAGACTTGGGCCAGGCCTTTTCTGTCCACTTATGAAACCACGCTTGATTAAACTGCAAGGGCCGCTTAGAAAAGTGAGGGGAAAGCCCCCCCGTGGGGTAAAGGTGAGACACGTTTTCTCATTTAGTCCTTCGGGGCTGCTGTCACAGATGAGGAGGAACACTTGAGCACCCACCAAATCCTGTCGATTGTATCTCTTTGGCTACTTTTCAATGAATTTTCTTActtccagcattttctttcacaaTCTGTCTGCACGTGGGCCACCAAATCAGGTCATGGTCTTGCCTCACCAACAGCTAGCCTTATGGTTTGCtcttttttttcgggggggggggtgacacaGATTACCAATGAAGCACTGTGGCTCTTTAGGAAAACATACGCCGACATACTTTAAAACACTCTACATTCACAAATCAAGTCTTTACGGTGGTATTCTGGATTCTTTaatcatttactttattttatttttagacaaggtcttgctctgtATCCCTAGCTGTTGTGGCactttctagcccaggctggctacagACTCACAGCAGTCCTTCTGTCTTAACTCTCCCCAGCCGGGATTACAGGCGTAGGCCCCAATGCCTGGTGCTAATCATCCAGTCTTTGCCTGTCTTTTCAGACTCATCTTTCTACCCTTGAATGTAGCATGCTTTCGAACTCCTCCGTGCCTTTAAACTCCTGCCTGCAAAGGCTTTCCACTCTTCTAGGCCCTTTAAACTCTCGGTCATTCGATAGAAGTACCTCACATTATCTCTCTGTGCGGAGCATCTCCAGGCCCCCAAATCCAGGATGGATAACCTCACACACACCCACTGTCTCATTTACGATAGCATCTGCCTCCGCCTTACTTTTGCAGGAACCCGTGTTTGGTATCCCATGCAACTTCCTAGCCTAGCACCCCTCACAAAAGATGGCTCGGAAAATCATGAAGGAAAATTGCCTGGATGTTCTCAAAGCTGTTGATTCACCTGCCCACCTCCTCGACTCTTTCCTTAACTGTGGAGGGGAAAGGCTGATGGCATCTTATTGAAAAGCAAAATGGcgcctcctttccttccccttctctctcagcCTGAGAGAGTTGCTCCAGTTCTGAGCCCTCGCTGGGACTTCCCTAAATGGGACGGCCAGCCTGGAGGTAAGCCACCAAACTCAAGCACTGCTGCCATCTATCGGTTAAAATTGAGCCTTGGTCTTGGGAGAAGGCTGTCAGGCAGTTGAACTTTGACCCCTCTCATTCCTTCAGCCCATTCGGTTTCTTCTGGTAAGTGAAGTGGAATTTCCCAGGAGCCAGATGCATGACCTTGGGTGAGTTACTGATCGACCCTGAGCTTCATTCTCTTGATCTTCGTCATGAAGATATGGGTGACAGTTGCTGTCAGTGTGGCCGTGTAGACTCAGTGAGACGGAATAAAGAAAACAGCCCAAGCCAGGGCACACAGGATGGCTACTCACAGGACAGCAGCGGTCACAGGGACAGTGTTTGTACTGGGAATTACTGACCGTATAAAAGAAATCTGTGTCCGGACTTGAGGGAGATGGTGACTGATTTATTTAACTAACGAGTATGTCTCGGGCCCCTTGGGTTAATCTTTGTCATCATTTGATGGTTTACCAGTCAGAGCAAGGCTGGCAGTGtttataaacaattaaaacaCAAGAGAGGCCTGCTGTGGCTTGCTGACCACTGGACAGTCAAGTGGTTGCTTAGATTCCTTTGTCCTGGGACAGAGGTTCTAAAACTTGACAGTCTTTAGcaagaaaccctttcttctgaATTGAATGCAAAAGACTAACATGTAAACTAGATAAAAACGGAAGTCACAAAGGGGACTATGAGGTTGCAGAATCTCCCCTACCCCATGTTGTTATAAACTGGCTCTCCCATTTTCTCTTGTGAAATCCCTTCAAGGATCCCCAGACCGCGAGGAAGACAATTTGGAAACACTGTCCCTAGGGTTAAGTCAGGAATGATTGGAAACCCAAGGAGGATTAATTAGTCATTTAACATGTCCAATGTTCCGTTTAAAACCCTTGTTTTGAGTCCTAAGCTCCTAGCATTGCAGAGCTCATAAATTGCTCAAGTTCTTCTTCTACCATAGGTTATAGGGATTTAAAATTCTTGGAATCCCAATATCCTTGCTTTTAAAGTATTATATAGCATAGAATTACAAATCCGTAAATCCTCATGGGCTTTAAGACCCTAAAACCTGTGGAATAGTAATTCCTAACTCTGAGGGAGTGCTTCTCACtggcctccctctcctccctcactGCTCACGTGCTATTTTACTGGGCTGACATTTTGTCTTATGTTCCTCCCAGGCTCGTGTCCTGAAACGGCTTCCAAGACCCCTCCCCCTGCGCAGTTGCTTAGTGATGGAAAGTTTCTGTTCTACTAGGCAGAGCCAGTGAGCCCTGCCTCACAACAACTCCAGTGCCACTGCGGAGATTCAGGAGAAAATACCTGCACAAAATTCAGAGTACTTCTAGTTCCTCCTACTTGTCCCACCCTTAGGGTCCCATCCACCATCACCCCAGCGTGAATTGTTCCCTACTTGACAATAACATTCATTGAAGGTGAGGTTGTGCGTGTTTGAGTTGGGCCTTGAAATATGGACATCGATACAACAAACACCGGGGCCCAGAGAGATCAAAACAATAACGTAAGGCTGCCATGTTAGAAAAAAAAGGCAGATGGGgagatgtaaaaaaaataaataaagaggttgggaagatctgggaggagttgggagaggagaaagaatgtgctcaaaatatataatatgaaaaaaGTAACCTCCAacgattttttaaaatttatttaatatgtatggaTTTTCACCTGCCTTTGTATCAATGCACCATGCaaatgcagtgcctgaggaggcctgaagagggcatcagatcccctggaatggagttacagacagttgagtcATGATGTGTGCAGGGAATCAAACTCCAATCCTttagaaaaacagccagtgctcttaaccactgagcctcaaGGCTCAAAATTTCACTACCAGAGACTGGGGAAAAAAGGGAGCAGACTGTCTACTCTAACCACAGAGGTCCAGTTTGAGGGGGTGTGGGTGGCTGGCGATGCCACTGAGGCTTCTGCATCCCAAAGGGCACTGGTGGGAGAAGGACTTGGGGGCGTGGCGGAACCACGGATAGTTCTTGAAGCGTTGCTAAGCAGCAGGCCTGAAGACTTGACATGAAACGTTCATAGAGCTCTGAGGGATGGGAAGTTGGGGAAGCTGAGGCTTAGAATGGTTTTATAAAAACCAATAACCTGGGCAAGTGCAAGCGCCAAGGTCTTCGTGTGAATCGTCTCGTTTAACCTTACAACATCCCCAAGTATAACAACCATTATCATCCTTATTTTATAAACGAGGAAATGGAGGTTCGGGGATAATAAGGAGTCTGCTCACAGTTCCAGATGTTTCAAGTGGCTAAGCACGGATTtgagaaaggacagcattcgtcCAGGGTTACAGTGGTGGAAAGTGgcagaggtgggagtgggggcccTCAGGTCTGAAGCCCTATACCTTGAGGAGGAGAAATGAACAGGGCTTGGCAAAGGTTCTGTGTGAGGGCCGAGAAGAAAAGGTCTAGGTACTGCCTGGAGGAAAGTGAGTCAGAGGATGTGAGGAACTctgggccagtagccaggaaaaGCTGAAGGCCATGAATAGGAGTCACAGAAGGAGGGACTTTGGGGTCTggtgctgggcagagagaagcaagcaCTCAGAATCCTAGCTATAGGTACAGTGCTACCAGAGGCAGGGGACTGATGAGAGACATGAGGGAGTATGGTCACCACCCGAGAGTGCTACACTGGTTGAGAATGGGCCAGGCCTCAGCTGCCCACACCATGTTCCAGCTGGGTTGGGAAGCCACGCAGAACTCCCGACCGCTGAGTACAGTGTGGTGTAGATGACAAGTGTGGTGCTTCTCATCCTTCCCACCCTGCTCAGAAAGCACCTCGCCAAAGGCCGGCAGAGTGTGTGAGGTTATCCTCATGCATTTGACTCAGAGAAGTGGAGTGGCCCGGTCAATAGTCACGCAGTGGGACAGCTGGAGACCTGTGACAGTGCAACTACAGTGTCATGACTTGTAACTACTGGGTCCTCTCTCCATTTCCCCAGAGAAGCTTCAAGAGCCCCGCAGGCAAGCTGCCTCCCATAGACTACAGGAAAGTGTGTAAACTGTCACCTGAAGCCTGAGAGGAAGCGTAGATTTTAAAAGACTGAGAGACAACCTTAGAATGAAATGGAATCACAAGACGTGAACAGCTGGCCCTGCGCTCTGGATTCAACTGCTGTCCATTACCAGAAAGAGACCTAGCGCCCTCTCGTGGCTGAGCCCTAAACCTACAGTTTCAGGGCTCTAACTTGCTCTTAGCTATGATCATAATGAAAAGCTGCGTGTGTTTTCTGAGTAAACGAAAAAAGCTGACATCTACAAGTTGTCTGCAACAGTAAAAATTCTAGGAGACACGTTCAGAAATCTTGTTTGAAGGAGGTACACATGAAAgttgaagaaaataatataaaaagataaaaatatcacTTAAAATTCTCCATGAAAAAGAAGggctacacaaaatattaagAACTTGCCACGTGAGACTAGTACGGAACCATTAATATAGACAACAATCATTTCCAAAAGTTCAGTAGGACCActgttaaaaaaacaacacaaagttGTAGCCTATTGGCATGTTATGCAAGATTTTCAATTTGTCCATAGATCTAGTACAGCTTAAAATGCAAGTAGAAAGGCTCACTATGTGGTTTGCTGTAAAAATGCATCACCCACTTCGACAAAACCTACAAGAGGAAGGCACCTCACTGCACGCTGTTTCGTTGTTCCTGCGGGTCTTGCTGGGCTTCATCTTCTGAGTTTAAGCTATCCTTCTACCTCTCACACTTAAATAGCTGAGCGAGCCCAAGGGAAGGCGGCATTACACGTGGGCAGCAATTTTTAGTGCCTGCTTTTCATGGGGCTGGGCTGTGGCATCTAACCAGATCTCAATTCAGATATTCCTTCCTAGCCAAGCAGTCAGTGGaacattaattctttttttttttttttttttggtttttcgagacagggtttctctgtgtagctttgcgcctttcctgggactcacttggtagcccaggctggcctcgaactcacagagatcctcctggctctgcctcccgagtgctgggattaaaggcgtgtgccaccaccgcccggtggaaCATTAATTCTTAAGGCTGcgtttcccctctccccttctgcttcctcccttcctctttttcttcttctctccactctt comes from the Peromyscus maniculatus bairdii isolate BWxNUB_F1_BW_parent chromosome X, HU_Pman_BW_mat_3.1, whole genome shotgun sequence genome and includes:
- the Ripply1 gene encoding protein ripply1 isoform X1, which translates into the protein MDPAAPAAAPRGLALAQAPALAQINGQEVSGNERETCLWRPWLSSVNDQPRQVRMLVDWAAGGATAAGATKAEFHHPVRLFWPKSRSFDYLYSAGEMLLQNFPVQATINLYEDSNSEEDEEDKEEDEEEEEEVNEIGPEGCARVPEATPHKATAHSPDQPLTCPN
- the Ripply1 gene encoding protein ripply1 isoform X2, with the translated sequence MDPAAPAAAPRGLALAQAPALAQINGQEVSGNERETCLWRPWLSSVNDQPRQAAGGATAAGATKAEFHHPVRLFWPKSRSFDYLYSAGEMLLQNFPVQATINLYEDSNSEEDEEDKEEDEEEEEEVNEIGPEGCARVPEATPHKATAHSPDQPLTCPN